One region of Culex pipiens pallens isolate TS chromosome 2, TS_CPP_V2, whole genome shotgun sequence genomic DNA includes:
- the LOC120425813 gene encoding putative serine protease K12H4.7, producing the protein MRQAALFLLLAVNLSGACQISQENAQTTTHYFRTKLDHFDADNDETFEFRYMSNGEHYKLGRPIFVYVGGPWPMYSYYIENGHFYDIAVRERGWLFANEHRFYGESIPNGDLSTDNLKFLTVEQALEDLAELIRHLKEKVVCDENARVILLGAGYGGTVATFMRKQYPELVDGVWISSGRVEARLNFKEYAVLIGEMILKYGDQICYERIKTAYREAEIELAAGFNRNISEMFNTCKTIRTNLDAQTFFYSVKQKLQFEILAHQSVESTKQICDSLNNSKELTNLRRLAEWVRNNTQDQDCNPYDFETSLKSLRDVDIGNEENKLWGKRQLAYQSCTEFGWFLTTDAMDQPFGHRVDMEYFYNYCAAIFGGWLTPEVINDGVKRTNERFGGQNQDIKNVLFVNGALDPMRNISITEYHEKESDAIVISAHFSSADMGSISDQDSPELKKAKLRIEEFVQRWIN; encoded by the exons ATGAGACAGGCAGCGTTGTTCCTCTTGCTGGCAGTAAACCTTTCCGGAGCTTGTCAAATTTCTCAAGAGAATGCTCAAACTACAACTCATTACTTCCGCACCAAACTGGACCACTTTGACGCGGACAACGACGAAACGTTCGAGTTCCGCTACATGTCCAACGGTGAGCACTACAAACTGGGAAGGCCCATCTTTGTGTACGTCGGAGGACCATGGCCCATGTACTCGTACTACATTGAAAACGGACATTTTTACGATATTGCGGTTCGGGAGCGTGGCTGGTTGTTTGCGAACGAGCATCGATTCTACGGGGAAAGCATTCCAAATGG GGATCTCTCAACCGACAACCTAAAGTTTCTGACTGTCGAGCAAGCTCTCGAAGATCTAGCTGAGCTGATTCGTCACCTGAAAGAAAAGGTTGTTTGTGATGAGAACGCTAGGGTGATTCTGCTGGGCGCTGGTTACGGTGGAACGGTGGCCACTTTTATGCGTAAGCAGTACCCTGAACTGGTCGACGGAGTTTGGATTTCCAGTGGTCGTGTCGAAGCTCGCTTAAATTTCAAGGAATACGCCGTTTTAATTGGTGAAATGATTCTTAAGTATGGAGATCAAATTTGTTATGAAAGAATAAAAACTGCTTACCGTGAAGCAGAAATTGAATTGGCTGCTGGCTTCAACCGTAACATTAGTGAAATGTTCAATACCTGCAAAACGATACGAACCAACCTGGATGCACAAACCTTCTTCTACAGCGTCAAGCAAAAACTTCAGTTTGAAATCCTAGCCCATCAAAGCGTAGAATCTACAAAACAAATCTGTGACAGCCTGAACAACAGCAAAGAACTGACCAACTTGCGGCGATTGGCCGAATGGGTGCGGAACAACACCCAAGATCAGGACTGCAACCCGTACGATTTTGAAACCTCGTTGAAGAGCCTTCGCGACGTTGACATCGGCAACGAGGAGAACAAATTGTGGGGCAAACGGCAGCTGGCTTATCAGTCCTGTACGGAGTTTGGGTGGTTCCTTACGACGGACGCCATGGATCAGCCCTTTGGACATCGAGTGGACATGGAATACTTCTACAACTATTGTGCGGCCATCTTTGGAGGTTGGCTGACTCCGGAGGTAATCAACGATGGGGTTAAGCGAACCAATGAGCGTTTTGGAGGTCAAAACCAGGACATCAAAAATGTGTTGTTTGTGAATGGAGCGTTGGATCCGATGAGAAATATCTCAATCACTGAATATCATGAAAAGGAATCTGATGCTATTGTTATTTCGGCACATTTTAGTAGTGCTGATATGGGATCGATTAGTGACCAAGACTCGCCGGAGCTTAAGAAAGCCAAACTCAGAATTGAAGAGTTTGTTCAAAGATGGATTAACTAA